DNA from Nitrospina gracilis Nb-211:
CGATGAGTTTGCCTTCCATGTACAGGTCGCCGGTGATCCACGCGACGTTCGACTGCCATGCCATCGGCGTGAGGGTATTGGCGTCGGGGATGAGAAAGATGTCGGGATGCGCCGGCGTCAGGTTGAGGTGCGCCGCGAACCCGGCGAATCCCGCGCCGGATGTTTCGGCTACCTTCGCCTTGGATGCGGGAATCAGTTTCGAGCGGATCACGCCGAACAGATCGACGAAGCTCACCAGCAGGTATTCGATTTTGTGTTTCTTGATGGATTCTGTAAGCATGGATGCTTCCGGATGGTTTAAGAATTGAAAAACGTCTTCAGCCACAGGGTGGTCATGATGAGCGTGCGGAGCGGGCGCGTGTGGTTGGCCTTGCCTTCCTTGTGTTCGTCGAGCAGTTTGACCGCTTCCTGCGTGTTGATGATGTCGTCGTTGGTGCCCGCCAGCAGGTCCCGCGCCCATTGGTACAGCGGGTCCTGCAACCAGTTGCCGATGGGGGTGGTCGGCATGCGCTTCTTGCCATACACGAATTCCCGGGAAAACACCTCTGCCGCGTGTTTCTTGAGATAGCTCTTGCCGATGCCGCGGTCGATTTTCTCCGTCAGCGGCAGGCGCGTGAACAGCTCGATCACGCGATGGTCCATGAACGGCGAGCGGCCTTCGGTGGACCAGCACGCCCCCATGCGGTCGCCCTTGACCAGGTTGTTGCCCGGCATCAACTGCGTGCATTCGTAAGCGATGATCTGTTCGATCGGTTGCAGGTCGCGCCACGGCTCCAGGGTCTTTTCGAAGTAGTCGAACGGGTCCTGCGTGTGCTTGTGGATGGTGTCGCGCAGAAGCCGCTTGCGCAGGCCGTCGTCCATGTAGCAGATCACGTTGTAATAGGCGCGCAGGGGAAAGTTGGTGCGCGTGGTGTCCTGAAAAAATTCCACGTTGTGGTTGAAGCCGAACAGCGTCTCGTCCGGTCCGTCGCCGGTGAACATGACGATTTTGCCTTCGCCGTGGGCCTTGCTCGCCAGCAGGTAAAACAGAAAAAACGAAAAGTCGCCGTGCGGTTGATCGGTGTGGTAGATGACCTTTTCCGCGAGTTCGGGGATGAGGGTGTGGTCGATCATCGCCGGTTTCAGCGCCAGTCCCAGTTGGTCGGCGACGAGGCGCGAGTAGGCGTACTCGGAGAAGCCATCGACGGGGAAATCGAGGCCGATGGCCTCCAGCTTGCCGGGCCACTGCTCGACCAGGTATTTGGCGACGACGGAGGAGTCGATGCCGCCGCTCAGGTACAGCCCGCCTTGCACGTCGAAATCCTTCTGCATGCGCACGGCGTCGCGCAGAAGCGCGGCGAACTCGTCGAAGTCCGGCGTGTGGCGTTCGTCGAAGAACGGCCATTCCCAGTAACGGTGCCTGGTGATTTTCAGTTCGCTGTCGAAATGCCAGTAGGTGCCCGGCTCCAGGTGATGAATGTTTTTGAAGCAGGTGTCCGGCGGTGGGCAGTAGTTGAGCGCGAACATGCGCGCGAGACCGTTGTAGTTGATTTCCCTTTTCACGCCGGGAAGGGCGAGCAGTCCCTTGATCTCACTGCAGAACGCCCAGCCGCCGTCGTGCTCCATGACGTAACACGGTTTGATGCCCGTGTGATCGCGCACCAGCACGCCGCGTTTTTCTTTTTCGTCCCAGAGAAAGAAGGCGAACATGCCGATGAGGCGTTTCAACATGGCCTCGCCTTCCTCGCGCCACAGGTGGACCAGCACTTCCGTGTCGCACCGCGATTTGAACACGTAGCCTTTTTTCTTGAGTTCCTCGCGCAAGGCGACGTGGTTGTAAATT
Protein-coding regions in this window:
- the asnB gene encoding asparagine synthase (glutamine-hydrolyzing), yielding MCGLAGIIGANNSDPKLVEKMVETIMYRGPDEWGVKQHGPAVLGHARLAVVDPENGHQPMFNTDGTVGVVFNGEIYNHVALREELKKKGYVFKSRCDTEVLVHLWREEGEAMLKRLIGMFAFFLWDEKEKRGVLVRDHTGIKPCYVMEHDGGWAFCSEIKGLLALPGVKREINYNGLARMFALNYCPPPDTCFKNIHHLEPGTYWHFDSELKITRHRYWEWPFFDERHTPDFDEFAALLRDAVRMQKDFDVQGGLYLSGGIDSSVVAKYLVEQWPGKLEAIGLDFPVDGFSEYAYSRLVADQLGLALKPAMIDHTLIPELAEKVIYHTDQPHGDFSFFLFYLLASKAHGEGKIVMFTGDGPDETLFGFNHNVEFFQDTTRTNFPLRAYYNVICYMDDGLRKRLLRDTIHKHTQDPFDYFEKTLEPWRDLQPIEQIIAYECTQLMPGNNLVKGDRMGACWSTEGRSPFMDHRVIELFTRLPLTEKIDRGIGKSYLKKHAAEVFSREFVYGKKRMPTTPIGNWLQDPLYQWARDLLAGTNDDIINTQEAVKLLDEHKEGKANHTRPLRTLIMTTLWLKTFFNS